In the genome of uncultured Pseudomonas sp., the window ACCGTGAGCATTGCCAGTTGCTGTGGATCGGCCTCCGGCAGAGGGATAAGTTTGCCGGCGGGCGCATTCAAATGGCTGACCCAGGTACCGCAACCCACGGGCAGCAGTACCATCTGGCCGACCTTCAGATTGGCGACTTCGGCACCCAGTGCCTCGACACGCCCGACGCCCTCGTTACCGCCGATGGCCGGTAGCGGCGGCAGCATGCCGTACTCGCCGGTGAGGGTGAGGACGTCGGAGGGGTTGATCGGCGCGGCCAGTACTTTAATGCGCACCTGGCCAGCGCCAGGCTCTGGCAGTTGCAACTCGACGGCGGCAATCACCTCGTGAGGTTGCGGGCCGCGTTGTGGGTATTCGGCTTTAAGCATGAAGGCTCTCCAGAGTGTATGGGCTGACTTGGGTGGCAAGAGTCTAGCGCTGTCAGGGCTCCAGGCGACTAATTCGGGCAAATCGATCTCAGTGATAGAGCGCTGCCAAACCAGGGCGTAGCGGGCTATGCTGGGCGCTGGTCAAGTTTGGGTATCGGCATGAAAGGGTTGTGGGTATTTTTTCTGCTGGCATGCAGCCTGACGGCCTCGGCGCAAAGCCTGAGAGTTGGCTTCGGTACGAACAAGCCGCCGTATATTTTCGAGAACCAAGCGCGTGGCTTGGAATACGACATTGTCATGGCCGCCGCGCAGCGAGGCGGTCTGCAGCCGGTGGCGTATTACGCGCCGATGGAGCGTTTAAATCGGATGCTGCGCAAGGGCCAGCTTGACGTCATTGCCACGACCAATGAGCTCAGCGGCGGTGCTAATTTTTATTCCAACGCTTATATCCGCTACCAGAATGTCGCCGTGGCCTTGCGCTCGAAAAACCTGGATATCCTGCGTATCAGTGATCTGGCGCGGTACTCGGTGAATGCCTTTCAACGCTCACGCTTGCTGCTCGGCAGCGAATACCAGGCCATGGCCGAAGCCAACCCGCGTTACCGTGAAGAGGCGTTTCAGATTGCCCGCAACCGCATGCTCTATAGCGGTCGAGTTGATGTGGTGGTGGCGGACATGCGCATCCTGCGTTACTTCAACCGTGAGGTGTATACCCAGGTCGATGTGAGCCAGCCGCTGACGGTGTATCCGCTCTTTGCGCCAACCGACTACAAGCTGGGGTGCCGTCAGCGGGCCGATTGCGAGCGCCTCAATCAAGGATTGGCAGCGCTTCGGCAAAGTGGCGAGTACACCCGCATTGAGCGCCGCTACGCGATGCACTGACGGCTGCAACTCACTTATTGCGTGGGGGCGACTGTGTCGAGGCCTTCCTGAGCGGCCAGTAGCTTGGCCTCAGGCGCCTGCGGCGAACTGCTGACGCTGAAGTCGACGATTTCGATGGCCCCCCGGCCCTGGCCGACCAGGTGGAAGGAGAACGCCTTGCGCGCTGCCGGGTTGTCGAAAGTGAAGCTGATCTCTACCGGCTTATCACGGGTTAGCAACGGCAGTTCGGGTATCGGCAAGGCCACATCGCGGTCGTATTCCTTGGTTTTCAAGTGCAGCCTAGCGCCTTGCTTATCCATGCTCAGGGCGCGGATTTTCAGGGTCACCGTGGTCTGCGTGTCCTTGCCCAAGGTCAGGTATTGCGCGCCCACAAGGTTGTCTGCCCAGTCATCACTGGCGCTGGGCTTAAGCATGACCGGCTGCTTGTTGGCGAACTGGTAATGCTGCTCGTCCTGGCCGCTGCTCAGCGACTGGTCGAGCAGGCCGGCACGCTGGCTGATCAAACGGGCGGGCTTACCCGTAAAGCGCCCCAGGTAGCGCGCGCTGTCGGCGATAAAGCCAGGGCTGGCGTAACGCCGGCAGACGCTCTGGAAGTCGCACTCAGTCAGCGTGCCCTGGCCGTCATGCTGGCGCAGCAGGCCATTGGTGTAGGAGATGATTTCGCGGCCAGTGCTGTAGTCACGCAGCAGTGAGCGCCCGGCGATGTTGCTAGGTACGGGAAAGGCGAAGTAGTCGAGCACCGAGGCGGTCAAATCGACATGGCCATACACACCCTGCTTGAGTGCAGGCAATTGCGACTGCTCGGGGGCCAGCAGCAGGTTAAAGCCCCAGGCCGAGGCCAGGCGCACGTCGCCCAAGCCGTGGGACTCATCCGAGGTAACGAGCACCAGGGTGTCTTTCATCACGCCTTGCTGCTCGAGGGCCGTGAGGAAGTCGGCAACGGCATCGTCCAGATAGGCAATCGCTGCCAGCTTGGCATTGGGCTGGCGATCCAGGTATTCCTGGGGGGCGGAGTAGGGTTGGTGAGTGCCAACGGTCAGCAGGGTCAGCATCCAGGGCTGACGTTGCGTGCGCAGCTGTTTCACGTAACCCAGGGCGCCTTCAAAATAGGCCTTGTCGTCCATGCCCCAGGGAAAGTCGATATAGGGCTTGTTCTTGAACCAGTCGCGGCCGAGGGTCTTGTCGAAGCCCATCTGCGGCATGATCTGGTCTTTGGCCATAAAGCGCAGCCCGGCGCCTTGCAGGAAGTGCGTGCTCAGGCCGCGCTCACGCAATTGCGCGGGCAGGCACTGCTCGCTGCGCGCGGGGTTGTTGAGCAGCTCAACGCCTTTCGGGGTGCCGGTGTCGAGTTTGTTGTAGTCGCCACAAAGCATGGCGTAGAGGCCGCGGATGGTTTGGTGGCCATGCAGCACGTAATCGCTGGTGAGCATGCCGCGCTCGGCCCATTGGCTCAGGCGCGGCATCGGGTCTTGCGCATAGCTGCTGCCGATGGCCAGGCGGCTGGCGCGTATATACGCCCC includes:
- a CDS encoding transporter substrate-binding domain-containing protein, with product MKGLWVFFLLACSLTASAQSLRVGFGTNKPPYIFENQARGLEYDIVMAAAQRGGLQPVAYYAPMERLNRMLRKGQLDVIATTNELSGGANFYSNAYIRYQNVAVALRSKNLDILRISDLARYSVNAFQRSRLLLGSEYQAMAEANPRYREEAFQIARNRMLYSGRVDVVVADMRILRYFNREVYTQVDVSQPLTVYPLFAPTDYKLGCRQRADCERLNQGLAALRQSGEYTRIERRYAMH
- a CDS encoding LTA synthase family protein, coding for MRVTCNWLRHPSSPLLTLGLLLLALPLLSRYLLGWSHPYGYLSDLAIGSLLLVALHQRAWLLSIPLLLVWCIFTLSTAELVNAVGRMPEPADLQYLSDVQFLSHSTQGGGLSQPLLALSMAVLVMLYLGLRRRPTLHRTAPLSRIWLLLPLSLFAVHSIGQQFKPSEADQWLQFNLPHKLLAESTSSGQQLLADWLAGDEPSSPPDISGLNQLDLNGTPLLKQAGSARNVLIITLEGVTGAYIRASRLAIGSSYAQDPMPRLSQWAERGMLTSDYVLHGHQTIRGLYAMLCGDYNKLDTGTPKGVELLNNPARSEQCLPAQLRERGLSTHFLQGAGLRFMAKDQIMPQMGFDKTLGRDWFKNKPYIDFPWGMDDKAYFEGALGYVKQLRTQRQPWMLTLLTVGTHQPYSAPQEYLDRQPNAKLAAIAYLDDAVADFLTALEQQGVMKDTLVLVTSDESHGLGDVRLASAWGFNLLLAPEQSQLPALKQGVYGHVDLTASVLDYFAFPVPSNIAGRSLLRDYSTGREIISYTNGLLRQHDGQGTLTECDFQSVCRRYASPGFIADSARYLGRFTGKPARLISQRAGLLDQSLSSGQDEQHYQFANKQPVMLKPSASDDWADNLVGAQYLTLGKDTQTTVTLKIRALSMDKQGARLHLKTKEYDRDVALPIPELPLLTRDKPVEISFTFDNPAARKAFSFHLVGQGRGAIEIVDFSVSSSPQAPEAKLLAAQEGLDTVAPTQ